A stretch of the Streptosporangium sp. NBC_01755 genome encodes the following:
- the hpnC gene encoding squalene synthase HpnC: MNWRGADTRDVMLKARRENFPVASCLLPRTRRRHLLAVYGFARAVDDIGDEAQTEDPLRLLDTVDDDLARLYAGRVPRLPVVRALARTVETCSVPAEPFRRLIEANRRDQTVSRYDTFDDLLSYCELSANPVGHIVLHVFDMVTPSHLALSDRVCTALQIIEHCQDIAEDYARGRVYLPGEDLRRFGCGEDDLAETTASARLRDVVALQTRRADRLLDEGDRLARSATGFARLAIAGYVAGGRATTAALARAGHDVLGSAVRPRGTRFLTAWLRILTSRGYDRGHR, encoded by the coding sequence ATGAATTGGAGGGGAGCCGATACGCGGGACGTCATGCTCAAAGCGCGCAGGGAGAACTTCCCGGTCGCTTCATGTTTACTGCCGCGTACCCGTCGCCGTCACCTCCTGGCGGTGTACGGCTTCGCGCGGGCCGTCGACGACATCGGGGACGAGGCGCAGACCGAGGATCCGCTCCGGCTGCTCGACACCGTCGACGACGACCTCGCCCGCCTGTACGCCGGGCGGGTGCCCCGCCTGCCGGTCGTCCGCGCTCTCGCGCGGACCGTCGAGACCTGCTCCGTCCCGGCCGAGCCCTTTCGCCGGCTGATCGAGGCCAACCGGCGCGACCAGACGGTCAGCCGATACGACACCTTCGACGACCTGCTCTCCTACTGCGAGCTGTCCGCGAACCCCGTCGGGCACATCGTGCTGCACGTGTTCGACATGGTCACTCCCTCGCACCTGGCCCTGTCCGACCGGGTGTGCACGGCGCTGCAGATCATCGAGCACTGCCAGGACATCGCGGAGGACTACGCCCGAGGCCGGGTCTACCTGCCGGGAGAGGATCTGCGCCGGTTCGGCTGCGGCGAGGACGATCTCGCCGAGACCACCGCCTCGGCGCGGCTGCGCGATGTCGTCGCGCTTCAGACGCGGCGGGCCGATCGGCTGCTCGACGAGGGAGACCGGCTCGCCCGATCGGCGACGGGGTTCGCCCGCCTCGCCATCGCGGGCTACGTCGCGGGCGGCCGGGCCACCACCGCGGCACTGGCCCGGGCCGGTCACGACGTGCTCGGCAGCGCCGTGCGCCCGCGCGGCACGCGGTTCCTGACGGCGTGGCTGCGGATCCTCACGAGCAGGGGGTACGACCGTGGACACCGCTGA
- a CDS encoding polysaccharide deacetylase family protein — MNRAALTLAGLAVLHVGPAATWLPSVRRLLPGLAGVGLADHVALTFDDGPDPRSTPRFLEELERLGCRATFFVLGEMLERHPSLGRRIVADGHEIAVHGWSHENALLTRPGRMAAEMGRAADLVTAVTGVGPAWYRPPYGVLSAETLLAARMRGLRPVLWTAWGRDWTRSANPASVLATLAPGVRGGATLLLHDSDHTSAPGSWRSGLGALPELVARCRSAGLRIGPLREHGVSGGRAVLHDVREITAPQITAPQITAPQKSALEKPHRVL; from the coding sequence GTGAACCGTGCCGCGCTGACCCTCGCCGGTCTGGCCGTTCTGCACGTGGGGCCCGCGGCGACCTGGCTGCCCTCCGTGCGCCGCCTGCTGCCCGGCCTCGCCGGGGTTGGCCTCGCCGACCACGTCGCGCTGACCTTCGACGACGGGCCCGACCCGCGATCCACACCGCGTTTCCTTGAGGAGCTGGAGCGGCTCGGCTGCCGGGCCACGTTCTTCGTCCTCGGCGAGATGCTCGAACGTCATCCCTCGCTGGGCCGCCGTATCGTCGCGGACGGCCATGAGATCGCGGTGCACGGCTGGTCGCACGAGAACGCCCTGCTGACCCGCCCCGGCCGGATGGCCGCCGAGATGGGCAGGGCGGCCGACCTGGTCACCGCCGTCACCGGCGTCGGCCCCGCATGGTACCGGCCGCCCTACGGCGTCCTCAGCGCCGAGACGCTGCTCGCCGCCAGGATGCGGGGGCTGCGGCCCGTCCTGTGGACCGCCTGGGGCAGGGACTGGACACGCTCGGCGAACCCGGCCTCCGTGCTGGCCACGCTGGCCCCCGGCGTGCGCGGCGGAGCGACGCTCCTGCTGCACGACTCCGACCACACCTCGGCCCCCGGCTCCTGGCGGTCGGGGCTCGGCGCCCTGCCCGAACTGGTGGCTCGCTGCCGCTCCGCGGGTCTGCGGATCGGACCGCTGCGGGAGCACGGCGTCTCCGGCGGCCGCGCGGTCCTTCATGACGTTCGTGAGATCACCGCTCCTCAGATCACCGCTCCTCAGATCACCGCTCCTCAAAAAAGCGCGCTGGAAAAACCGCACCGTGTTTTGTGA
- a CDS encoding DMT family transporter — protein MTAAILAVLTAACNALSSVLQRRAARTAPQSRVFKLALIGYLIRQPSWLGGIGALIAGFLLQAAALNFGALALVQPILVTELPFTMILVSWMFRVRLGRESWLAIGILTIGLAVFLVSADPGQSGTRSPTMDLWLITVVVTVGVAAGLISMAKTHSGASRGALLGITSALGFAFTAALIKENTKIFAAEDAGILTSWAFYAMIVAGLFSVFVLQSALSSAPLVVVQPTLNIADPVASIVYGVALFGESIRLGWWVVPELIGVGLIFYGSILLSRSPLIK, from the coding sequence GTGACCGCGGCGATCCTGGCCGTGCTCACCGCCGCATGCAACGCCCTCTCATCGGTGCTGCAGCGGCGCGCGGCGCGAACCGCGCCGCAGAGCCGCGTGTTCAAGCTGGCACTGATCGGATACCTGATCCGGCAACCCTCATGGCTGGGCGGCATCGGCGCGCTCATCGCCGGCTTCCTGCTGCAGGCGGCCGCGCTGAACTTCGGTGCCCTCGCTCTCGTACAGCCGATTCTCGTCACCGAGCTGCCCTTCACGATGATCCTCGTCTCGTGGATGTTCCGGGTCCGGCTGGGCCGGGAGTCGTGGCTGGCCATCGGCATCCTGACCATCGGGCTGGCCGTCTTCCTCGTCTCCGCCGATCCGGGACAGAGCGGAACCCGGTCCCCGACCATGGACCTCTGGCTGATCACCGTGGTCGTGACGGTCGGCGTCGCCGCCGGTCTGATCTCGATGGCGAAGACCCACAGCGGCGCGTCCCGGGGGGCGCTACTGGGGATCACCTCCGCCCTGGGATTCGCCTTCACCGCCGCTCTGATCAAGGAGAACACCAAGATCTTCGCCGCGGAGGACGCCGGCATCCTGACCAGCTGGGCGTTCTACGCCATGATCGTGGCCGGCCTGTTCAGCGTCTTCGTGCTGCAGAGCGCGCTGAGCAGCGCGCCCCTGGTGGTCGTGCAGCCGACGCTCAACATCGCCGATCCCGTGGCCAGCATCGTGTACGGCGTCGCGCTGTTCGGCGAGAGCATCCGGCTGGGCTGGTGGGTCGTCCCGGAGCTCATCGGCGTGGGGTTGATCTTCTACGGCAGCATCCTGCTGAGCCGGTCGCCGCTCATCAAGTAA
- a CDS encoding iron chaperone has product MVQSNAENVDGYLAEVPDERRAVLTDLRELCRTELKGFTEVMAYGMPAYERDGVVEIAFASQKQYISFYLMRSDIRAAYEQRLAGQDMGKGCLRFRKPEKIDLGLVRDLLTATAAGPGKIY; this is encoded by the coding sequence ATGGTGCAAAGCAATGCGGAAAACGTGGACGGTTACCTCGCCGAGGTGCCCGACGAGCGTAGGGCGGTCCTGACCGACCTACGCGAACTGTGCCGTACGGAACTCAAGGGCTTCACCGAGGTCATGGCGTATGGAATGCCCGCATACGAGCGGGACGGCGTCGTTGAAATCGCCTTCGCAAGCCAGAAGCAGTACATCTCCTTCTATCTCATGCGCAGCGACATCCGCGCGGCCTACGAACAGCGTCTGGCCGGGCAGGACATGGGCAAGGGCTGCCTGCGCTTCCGCAAGCCGGAAAAGATCGATCTCGGCCTCGTACGGGATCTGCTGACGGCCACCGCGGCCGGACCGGGCAAGATCTACTGA
- a CDS encoding phospholipase, translating into MVKRSLAAAALSLVALLGLTLPAYAVTLEQKLAALSGFTQPTASSAAGWRAAWQNQAGWADYAFNWSTDLCSGSPDQPLGFDFRTPCRRHDFGYRNYKAVSRFPANKARIDDAFYFDMKQVCAGYSSIPRNTCNGLAWTYYQAVREFGTLNVTEAQIERIRQTAEQAARTTEM; encoded by the coding sequence ATGGTCAAACGATCCCTCGCAGCCGCCGCCCTCTCCCTCGTTGCATTACTCGGATTAACGCTGCCCGCCTACGCGGTGACACTGGAGCAAAAGCTCGCCGCACTTTCCGGTTTCACTCAGCCCACCGCGTCCAGCGCCGCCGGTTGGCGCGCTGCGTGGCAGAACCAGGCGGGCTGGGCGGACTACGCCTTCAACTGGTCGACCGACCTCTGTTCGGGCAGCCCCGATCAGCCGCTCGGCTTCGACTTCAGAACGCCGTGCCGACGGCATGACTTCGGCTACCGCAACTACAAGGCGGTGAGCCGGTTCCCGGCGAACAAGGCGCGCATCGACGACGCGTTCTACTTCGATATGAAGCAGGTCTGCGCGGGATATTCCAGCATCCCCAGAAACACCTGCAACGGCCTCGCCTGGACCTACTACCAGGCGGTCAGGGAATTCGGCACCCTCAACGTCACCGAGGCGCAGATCGAACGAATCCGGCAGACCGCCGAACAAGCCGCCCGGACCACCGAGATGTGA
- a CDS encoding MarR family winged helix-turn-helix transcriptional regulator, translating into MINDAAARHLVEFVPNPAHKRSSLIQLTEEGQAAITAVIDRERAVLRQVGGDLTDTEVAACVQVLSRLLQLLDNVDMD; encoded by the coding sequence ATGATCAACGACGCTGCCGCGCGACACCTGGTCGAGTTCGTCCCCAACCCGGCGCACAAGAGGTCCTCCCTCATCCAGTTAACCGAGGAGGGCCAGGCCGCCATCACCGCCGTGATCGACCGCGAGCGCGCGGTGCTGCGCCAGGTCGGCGGCGACCTGACCGACACCGAGGTCGCCGCCTGCGTCCAGGTGCTCTCGCGCCTCCTCCAACTCCTCGACAACGTCGACATGGATTAA
- a CDS encoding alpha/beta fold hydrolase, whose translation MGASVAVDTALEHPELVSAVVVSGAGTSEPYFTDPWTTRAMAVWHSAMAAGDLDASVEAVTLFAAGPHRTLDDLDPEVVSRLRRMARGTMSKHTGDEPNRLVPVRDTWDRAAKIDVPVLAINGAIDSPDHIGMAERLERLVRTVANGRAISVDGTAHYPNMERPDIFHEILEGFLRTV comes from the coding sequence ATGGGGGCAAGCGTCGCGGTCGACACGGCGCTTGAGCACCCGGAACTGGTCAGCGCCGTGGTCGTCAGCGGCGCCGGGACCAGCGAGCCGTATTTCACCGACCCCTGGACCACCCGGGCCATGGCCGTGTGGCACTCGGCGATGGCCGCTGGTGATCTTGATGCCTCGGTCGAGGCGGTCACGCTCTTCGCCGCGGGCCCGCACCGCACCCTCGACGATCTCGACCCCGAGGTTGTGAGCCGCCTGCGCAGGATGGCCCGGGGCACCATGTCCAAGCACACCGGCGACGAACCCAACCGGCTCGTCCCGGTGCGCGACACCTGGGACCGCGCCGCCAAGATCGACGTTCCCGTGCTGGCCATCAACGGCGCCATCGACTCGCCCGACCACATCGGCATGGCCGAACGCCTCGAACGCCTCGTCCGCACCGTTGCCAACGGCCGCGCGATCTCGGTCGACGGGACCGCCCACTACCCCAACATGGAGCGCCCGGACATCTTCCACGAGATCCTCGAAGGCTTCCTGCGCACCGTGTGA
- a CDS encoding RNA-guided endonuclease TnpB family protein produces the protein MGEQGRRAVSDASWRELRSMLEYKARWYGRELRVADRWFPSSKLCSACGAVQRSMPLNVRSWECACGAVHDRDVNAAKNILAAGLAER, from the coding sequence CTGGGGGAACAGGGGCGCAGAGCCGTCTCCGACGCCTCCTGGCGGGAACTGCGCAGCATGCTGGAGTACAAAGCGCGGTGGTACGGGCGGGAACTGCGGGTCGCGGACCGGTGGTTCCCCTCCTCGAAGCTCTGTTCCGCCTGCGGCGCCGTTCAGCGGTCCATGCCGTTGAACGTCCGGTCGTGGGAGTGCGCCTGCGGCGCCGTCCACGACCGCGACGTCAACGCTGCGAAGAACATCCTCGCCGCCGGGCTGGCGGAGAGGTAA
- a CDS encoding DUF2071 domain-containing protein, with protein sequence MTFRGTPRPHPRWHHAQTELDDFAIVSYRVPTDALARHLPTGFTPMRLAFDDGQGALVSAVVFRDRDFHFRFCPPAAITCGQINYRAYVTAYGEPGVWFFGTSLDHPVVAIPRHLWGMPWSRDRIRIEAEWNGTPARWRLNAGGAACEAAELPEPPTWLDGFTGESHWMELLTHPTKGWYRRRNERVGTYSIWHPPMRPRHFAAVSASFPVFERLGLITSEMPPHSVLIQPRLHFDIHTPPRRFRPSS encoded by the coding sequence ATGACCTTCCGTGGCACGCCCCGGCCGCACCCACGCTGGCACCATGCGCAGACCGAGCTGGACGACTTCGCGATTGTCAGCTACCGGGTGCCCACCGATGCGCTCGCCCGGCACCTGCCCACCGGGTTCACCCCAATGAGATTGGCCTTCGATGACGGCCAAGGCGCTCTTGTCTCTGCCGTCGTCTTCCGGGACCGGGACTTTCATTTCCGGTTCTGCCCACCGGCGGCTATCACATGTGGACAAATCAACTACCGCGCCTATGTCACCGCGTACGGCGAGCCAGGTGTGTGGTTCTTCGGTACCAGCCTGGATCACCCCGTGGTCGCGATCCCGCGGCACCTGTGGGGCATGCCCTGGAGTCGCGACCGCATCCGCATCGAGGCCGAGTGGAACGGCACCCCGGCGCGCTGGCGGCTGAACGCCGGGGGCGCCGCCTGCGAGGCGGCCGAGCTCCCCGAGCCTCCCACGTGGCTGGACGGTTTCACCGGCGAGTCGCACTGGATGGAACTGCTCACCCATCCCACTAAGGGCTGGTACCGGCGCCGAAACGAGCGGGTGGGCACCTACAGCATCTGGCACCCGCCGATGCGCCCGCGGCATTTCGCGGCCGTCTCCGCGAGTTTCCCGGTTTTCGAGCGCCTTGGCTTGATCACTTCGGAGATGCCGCCGCACTCGGTCCTGATCCAGCCCCGGCTGCATTTCGACATCCACACCCCGCCCCGCCGCTTCCGCCCGTCCAGTTGA
- a CDS encoding isochorismatase family protein — MATIAPEVDVLLVVDMQNSFCHPKGAMYDVLGAPLYDIARVVDANAAVVSAARTAGIPVVFTRQQYYRGFADFGPLFPHGPLLNDRSVEAPKRKNSTRAGCLLLPVGPELIDPPKGPIAFTPWDQGPVPR; from the coding sequence GTGGCCACCATCGCCCCTGAAGTCGACGTCCTGCTCGTGGTCGACATGCAGAACAGCTTCTGCCATCCCAAAGGCGCCATGTACGACGTGCTGGGCGCGCCGCTGTACGACATCGCCCGCGTCGTCGACGCCAATGCCGCGGTCGTCTCCGCCGCACGGACGGCCGGTATCCCCGTCGTCTTCACCCGCCAGCAGTACTATCGCGGTTTCGCCGATTTCGGCCCGCTGTTCCCCCACGGACCACTCCTCAACGATCGGTCCGTCGAGGCTCCCAAAAGAAAAAACTCAACGAGGGCCGGGTGCCTACTTCTCCCTGTAGGTCCCGAACTCATCGATCCTCCGAAAGGTCCGATTGCCTTCACCCCTTGGGATCAAGGTCCCGTACCAAGATGA
- a CDS encoding NADH-ubiquinone oxidoreductase-F iron-sulfur binding region domain-containing protein: MDRRLAESRESLRFRIDATRCDGQGVCVLIAPELFALDRYGIAYVVPGSERLAAEDPDVRARGLEADAMCPRNAIFEAPLPPARPAPVAAPPTSVAAPSRLLLDAPESVPDWQRRGGWAHHDRDALLDLVERAGIRGHGGAAFSTAAKWRRVAGAERSIVVVNGAEREPGTMKDRHLLTHRPGLVLDGIRLAMRAVGATEAIAAVDEDAIAEHDALTAAITEATELGLLDGYEIRTHKVPTSYVAGEETALISLLSGGPAVPRLRPPFPSDSGVFGRPTLVQNVETLAQVALAAALGADEFRAAGTEEAPGTGLFSVGPFGGPYHVVERPYGYALRDLLAETGLAEGARAVLVGGYAGGLLTPDALDIALTPAALAAAGASLGTKSVQVIGADRCPVGVAAEIVGYFAAETADQCPPCSRGLPDMAGLLRGLETGTGGPEAVAELDLFMSTLFDRGVCRLPDGAARLALSLLRNFAEVTRAHTTDGCPIR; the protein is encoded by the coding sequence ATGGACCGCCGCCTGGCCGAAAGCCGCGAGTCGCTACGTTTCAGGATCGACGCGACCCGCTGTGACGGCCAGGGCGTCTGCGTGCTCATCGCCCCCGAGTTGTTCGCCCTAGACCGGTACGGGATCGCCTATGTGGTCCCAGGATCGGAGCGCCTGGCCGCCGAGGACCCGGACGTCCGGGCGCGGGGCCTCGAAGCCGACGCGATGTGCCCGCGCAACGCGATCTTCGAGGCACCCCTGCCGCCAGCGCGACCGGCACCGGTGGCCGCACCTCCCACCTCCGTCGCGGCGCCGTCGCGACTGCTGCTCGACGCACCGGAGTCGGTGCCGGACTGGCAGCGACGCGGCGGCTGGGCCCACCACGACCGCGATGCTCTGCTCGACCTGGTCGAACGAGCCGGGATCCGCGGGCACGGCGGCGCGGCGTTCTCCACCGCGGCCAAATGGCGGCGAGTGGCCGGAGCCGAGCGATCGATCGTCGTGGTCAACGGGGCCGAACGCGAACCCGGCACGATGAAGGACCGGCACCTTCTCACCCACCGGCCCGGGCTCGTACTCGACGGGATACGGCTCGCGATGCGGGCCGTCGGCGCGACCGAAGCCATCGCCGCCGTCGATGAGGACGCGATCGCCGAGCACGACGCGCTGACGGCGGCGATCACCGAGGCGACCGAACTCGGTCTCCTCGACGGCTACGAGATCCGCACCCACAAGGTGCCCACCAGCTACGTCGCGGGTGAGGAGACCGCGCTGATCAGCCTCCTCAGCGGTGGACCCGCCGTGCCCCGGCTGCGGCCGCCGTTCCCCAGCGACTCGGGCGTGTTCGGCCGCCCGACCCTCGTGCAGAACGTGGAGACCCTGGCCCAGGTCGCGCTGGCCGCGGCACTGGGCGCCGACGAGTTCCGCGCCGCCGGCACCGAGGAGGCACCGGGCACCGGCCTGTTCTCCGTTGGCCCGTTCGGCGGGCCCTATCACGTCGTCGAGCGCCCCTACGGCTACGCCCTACGTGATCTGCTCGCCGAGACCGGGCTGGCCGAGGGCGCCCGTGCGGTGCTCGTCGGCGGCTACGCGGGCGGTCTCCTCACCCCGGATGCCCTCGACATCGCGCTGACCCCGGCCGCGCTCGCCGCCGCCGGAGCATCGCTGGGCACCAAGTCGGTCCAGGTGATCGGCGCGGACCGCTGCCCGGTGGGGGTGGCGGCCGAGATCGTCGGCTATTTCGCGGCCGAGACGGCCGACCAGTGCCCGCCCTGCTCCCGCGGGCTGCCGGACATGGCCGGGTTGCTGCGCGGCCTGGAGACCGGGACCGGCGGGCCCGAGGCGGTAGCCGAACTTGACCTGTTCATGAGCACGCTGTTCGACCGTGGGGTGTGCCGCTTGCCCGACGGGGCCGCGCGGCTGGCGCTGTCGCTGCTCAGGAATTTCGCCGAGGTGACCCGGGCGCACACCACCGACGGCTGCCCAATCCGATGA
- a CDS encoding aromatic-ring-hydroxylating dioxygenase subunit beta gives MTATVPTGTALRAQIEDFLYAEAALLDEWRLDDWLALLTPDARYEVPSTDRPDGRPDTTLMLISDTRSMIGARVKRLNSRKAHREFPWSRTRRIVGNVRVLAVLPSGELQVGANFAVYRTRGAQTHCYVGQYRYRLLPDGDSFLIAFRRAELDQETLDEHGSLSIIL, from the coding sequence ATGACCGCCACAGTGCCGACCGGCACCGCCCTGCGCGCCCAGATCGAGGACTTCCTCTACGCTGAAGCCGCCCTGCTCGATGAGTGGCGGCTCGACGACTGGCTGGCCCTGCTCACCCCGGACGCGCGCTACGAGGTGCCCAGCACCGACCGGCCCGACGGCCGCCCGGACACCACCCTGATGCTCATCTCGGACACCAGGTCGATGATCGGCGCGCGGGTCAAGCGGCTCAACAGCCGCAAGGCGCACCGCGAGTTCCCGTGGTCGCGCACCCGGCGCATCGTCGGGAACGTGCGGGTGCTCGCCGTCCTGCCCTCCGGCGAGCTCCAGGTCGGGGCAAATTTCGCGGTCTATCGTACGCGCGGCGCCCAGACCCATTGCTACGTCGGGCAGTACCGCTACCGCCTGCTCCCGGACGGGGACTCCTTCCTGATCGCGTTCCGCCGCGCCGAACTCGATCAGGAGACCCTCGACGAGCACGGCTCGTTGAGCATCATCCTCTAG
- a CDS encoding aromatic ring-hydroxylating oxygenase subunit alpha, with protein MAYRNELVIDDRSQGVFRVHRSSMTSEQVFADEQARIFQRCWLYVGHESEVAKPGDYVRRWVAGRPVIFLRDSAGTVRVHFNTCTHRGATLCREESGNTRVFQCFYHAWSFDTRGRLVVTPGADAYGPGFDKADYGLRGPARVEEYRGLYFLNYDEHAVDLRTYLGATLEYLDLVLDQADEGMRVVGGTHRYSVGSNWKLMVENSIDGYHAPTVHATYIDFVKDSGGGQNPAALGTGGGLDLGNGHAVIESQAAWARPIAYWEPFFGEQARPEIEAKRADLINRYGAERGRRMAETFRNLLIFPNLIINDVAAITIRRVEPVAPDRVSVEAWALAPAEETEGSAALQRRLDSFLTFLGPGGFASPDDVEALESCQQGYAAQPDVEWSDISRGMTRVPKPDDELQIRTFWRAWASQLDGAGFPEQIVDVEAPQVSTPAARS; from the coding sequence ATGGCCTACCGAAACGAGCTGGTCATCGACGACCGGTCGCAGGGTGTCTTCCGCGTGCACCGGTCATCGATGACTTCCGAGCAGGTTTTCGCCGACGAACAGGCACGCATCTTCCAGCGGTGCTGGCTCTATGTCGGACACGAGTCGGAAGTCGCCAAGCCCGGTGACTACGTCCGGCGCTGGGTCGCCGGCCGGCCGGTGATCTTCCTCCGGGACAGCGCGGGCACCGTCCGGGTGCACTTCAACACCTGCACCCACCGCGGCGCGACCCTGTGCCGGGAGGAATCCGGGAACACGCGCGTGTTCCAGTGCTTCTACCACGCATGGAGCTTCGACACGAGGGGGCGGCTCGTGGTCACCCCGGGCGCGGACGCCTACGGCCCCGGGTTCGACAAGGCCGACTACGGTCTGCGCGGCCCGGCCCGGGTCGAGGAATACCGGGGACTGTACTTCCTCAACTACGACGAGCACGCCGTGGACCTGCGTACCTACCTGGGCGCCACGCTGGAGTACCTCGATCTCGTGCTGGACCAGGCGGACGAGGGCATGCGCGTGGTGGGCGGTACCCACCGCTACAGCGTCGGCTCGAACTGGAAGCTGATGGTGGAGAACAGCATCGACGGCTACCACGCCCCGACGGTGCACGCGACCTACATCGACTTCGTCAAGGACAGCGGCGGTGGCCAGAACCCGGCCGCCCTGGGCACCGGCGGCGGACTCGACCTCGGCAACGGGCACGCCGTCATCGAGAGCCAGGCGGCCTGGGCCAGGCCGATCGCCTACTGGGAGCCGTTCTTCGGTGAGCAGGCCCGCCCGGAGATCGAGGCCAAACGGGCCGACCTGATCAACCGCTACGGGGCGGAACGCGGTCGGCGGATGGCCGAGACCTTCCGCAACCTGCTGATCTTCCCCAATCTGATCATCAATGACGTGGCCGCCATCACCATCCGCCGCGTCGAGCCCGTGGCCCCGGACCGGGTCTCAGTGGAGGCGTGGGCTCTGGCTCCCGCCGAGGAGACCGAAGGAAGCGCCGCGCTGCAGCGCCGCCTGGACAGCTTCCTGACCTTTCTGGGCCCCGGCGGGTTCGCCAGTCCGGACGATGTCGAGGCCCTGGAGTCCTGCCAGCAGGGCTACGCCGCGCAGCCCGACGTGGAGTGGAGCGACATCTCGCGCGGCATGACGAGGGTCCCCAAGCCCGATGACGAGTTGCAGATCCGCACGTTCTGGCGGGCCTGGGCGTCGCAACTGGACGGTGCCGGGTTTCCAGAACAGATCGTCGACGTCGAGGCACCGCAGGTCAGCACCCCGGCGGCGCGGTCATGA
- a CDS encoding alpha/beta hydrolase: MTVQEVAFNSGGETVRGDLYLPEGEGPFPVVVMAGGWCYVKELRQPQYAKEFVARGFAALVFDYRRLGASDGEPRQHLLPWDQIEDYKNAITYLEGRTDIDADRIGAWGISYSGGHVLILGAVDPRVKVVVSTVPVIDGYENMWRVHGSERFRKLQDAIVEDRRQRFESGRHTYIPMSGTPSGPHDELVTWPFDEVKTVFEELKATQAPSHEHRNTIESVEKLMEYDVTPYARRLVNKPVMMIVAHSDDITLWDLETAVFDSLPTADKKLVVLPGTSHMTLYSNLTALDLAARAAGSWFSTHLAELPTIGSRIQEFS, translated from the coding sequence ATGACCGTGCAAGAGGTCGCCTTCAACAGCGGGGGAGAGACGGTCCGCGGTGACCTCTATCTACCCGAGGGTGAGGGCCCGTTTCCCGTCGTCGTGATGGCCGGCGGCTGGTGCTACGTCAAGGAGCTCCGTCAGCCGCAGTACGCGAAGGAGTTCGTCGCGCGCGGATTCGCCGCGCTGGTCTTCGACTACCGCCGGCTGGGCGCCAGCGACGGTGAGCCGCGCCAGCATTTGCTGCCCTGGGACCAGATCGAGGACTACAAGAACGCCATCACCTACCTGGAGGGTCGCACCGACATCGACGCCGACCGGATCGGGGCCTGGGGCATCTCCTACAGCGGTGGGCACGTGCTGATCCTCGGCGCCGTGGACCCACGGGTGAAGGTCGTGGTCAGCACCGTGCCGGTGATCGACGGTTACGAGAACATGTGGCGCGTGCACGGCTCGGAGCGCTTCCGCAAGCTGCAGGACGCGATCGTCGAGGACCGCCGCCAGCGCTTCGAGAGCGGCCGGCACACCTACATCCCCATGTCGGGCACCCCCTCCGGCCCGCACGACGAGCTGGTGACCTGGCCCTTCGACGAGGTCAAGACGGTCTTCGAGGAGCTGAAGGCCACCCAGGCGCCCAGCCACGAGCACCGCAACACCATCGAGTCGGTGGAAAAGCTCATGGAGTACGACGTCACGCCGTACGCCAGGCGGCTGGTCAACAAGCCGGTAATGATGATCGTGGCGCACAGCGACGACATCACGCTGTGGGACCTGGAGACCGCGGTCTTCGACTCGCTTCCGACCGCGGACAAGAAGCTGGTCGTGCTGCCCGGCACCAGTCACATGACGCTGTACAGCAACCTGACCGCGCTGGATCTCGCGGCTCGGGCGGCGGGCTCGTGGTTCTCCACACATCTGGCGGAGCTGCCCACCATCGGCAGCCGCATCCAGGAGTTCTCGTAG